From the genome of Anticarsia gemmatalis isolate Benzon Research Colony breed Stoneville strain chromosome 13, ilAntGemm2 primary, whole genome shotgun sequence, one region includes:
- the LOC142977616 gene encoding uncharacterized protein LOC142977616 isoform X1 yields the protein MACKTFHKGKYYISIKRGFEDCKKDVTITIDKVFETDTLKISLSDDEDPAFLCVLIITRTDYEDLKKQQGLLVDFDNFPSQLVRLLQQCASNNMFLIMQQKNPMQYYFEVVEHNEFKRLVHLSLKTGPATDAEIKQHMSETIIHLKKTLSSIKSSANSTEAILNDKCMNLERKIHDYTHNIARMEEEKNKLEKEYKESLRQERDKMMQEKQMWQQNAELNMKSQLASYQDNLNKKDKQIDEINSLCKQLRDNISHLENQLSEKSQCLNMLEKEVQKTHIEVATLKAKTASLERDCMEKDKLYNQANSKCVYLEKTVKDNGDLIRELNSTIHLLKKEKQSLEERLALSESLVNKNNDAVHSTSEQLLKANQIISKQNADLIEMKEKLLCRTAIALEQEKVIERNTKEMEELKLQICDTNLSMEKLQKEFDDLRGKYEINEKALKERDETIKNNNMVIQWLHKKMDHLEPPDTYKPKEKLGIPAATSSTPYFLSRNNNHSDSLHGISEESIDFYATSKSRSNLEESPGPETQEKNTKVGLDPKYLQPAEIENKVTSGKGTTNKHYNQPSQKGKENINLPKVDYREKKSARSSTYRTTPVSAYFP from the exons ATGGCGTGTAAAACTTTTCATAAAGGAAAGTATTACATATCCATCAAAAGAGGGTTCGAAGATTGCAAAAAAGATGTGACTATAACAATTGACAAAGTTTTTGAAACTGATACATTG aaaatatcTTTGTCAGATGACGAAGATCCAGCGTTCTTGTGTGTGCTGATCATAACTCGTACAGACTATGAGGACTTGAAAAAACAACAAGGTCTCCTTGTAGACTTCGACAACTTTCCGTCGCAACTAGTACGATTACTACAACAATGCGCTTCCAACAATAT GTTTCTAATAATGCAACAGAAAAACCCAATGCAATATTACTTTGAAGTGGTGGAGCACAATGAGTTCAAGCGTCTAGTACACTTATCACTGAAGACCGGGCCTGCTACGGATGCTGAGATCAAACAGCATATGTCTGAAACCATCatacatttaaaa AAAACATTATCCTCAATTAAAAGTTCAGCGAACAGTACTGAAGCCATATTGAACGATAAGTGTATGAATTTGGAAAGAAAAATACATGACTACACTCACAACATAGCTAGGAtggaagaagaaaaaaataaattagaaaaagaataTAAGGAGTCTTTGAGACAAGAGAGGGATAAGATGATGCAG GAAAAACAGATGTGGCAGCAAAATGCAGAACTAAACATGAAATCACAGCTTGCTTCATATCAAGACAACTTGAACAAGAAAGACAAACAAATAGATGAAATTAATTCACTTTGTAAACAATTACGTGACAATATATCGCATTTAGAAAATCAATTAAg tGAAAAATCTCAGTGCCTGAATATGTTAGAAAAAGAAGTCCAAAAAACACATATTGAAGTTGCAACACTAAAAGCCAAGACTGCTTCGTTAGAAAGGGATTGTATGGAAAAAGATAAACTTTACAACCAAGCTAATTCTAAATGTGTTTACTTAGAAAAG ACAGTGAAGGACAATGGAGATTTGATAAGAGAATTAAATAgcacaatacatttattaaaaaaagaaaag CAAAGTTTAGAAGAAAGATTAGCATTAAGTGAATCTCTAGTTAACAAGAACAATGATGCTGTTCACTCAACATCAGAACAGCTGTTAAAAGCTAATCAGATAATATCAAAGCAAAATGCCGACCTCATTGAAATGAAAGAAAAG ttattatgcAGAACTGCCATTGCTCTAGAACAGGAAAAAGTAATCGAACGTAACACCAAAGAGATGGAAGAACTAAAACTGCAAATATGTGACACAAATCTAAGTATGGAGAAACTACAAAAGGAGTTTGACGATTTGAGAggaaaatatgaaatcaatgaAAAAGCTTTAAAAGAAAGAGatgaaactattaaaaataataatatgg TAATACAATGGCTACATAAGAAAATGGATCATCTTGAACCTCCAGACACATACAAGCCTAAGGAAAAGCTTGGTATTCCAGCAGCAACCAGTTCCACGCCATACTTTCTGTCTAGAAATAACAATCATTCTGATTCATTACACGGCATATCAGAAGAGTCCATTGATTTTTATGCCACCTCAAAAtc CAGGTCGAATTTAGAAGAATCACCAGGACCTGAAACACAagagaaaaatacaaaagttggGCTGGATCCTAAGTATTTACAACCTGCTGAGATTGAAAACAAAGTTACTAGTGGCAAAG GCACAACCAACAAGCATTATAATCAGCCAAGTCAAAAAGGAAAGGAAAACATAAATTTACCTAAAGTGGACTACAGAGAGAAAAAATCAGCGCGAAGTTCAACGTATCGAACTACACCTGTTTCCGCTTACTTTCCATAA
- the Lap1 gene encoding leucine rich repeat containing protein 7 lap1, with product MSFCVKNCVICCVKLGVSSFNTMPFDFLCCVRPGVEDVVELDYSHQSLVDFPTEVFVYERTLETLLCQSNRVTELPRQLFMCHGLKYLDLSDNEVSTLPAAVSSLVNLQHLNISRNTLTSIPETMKALKYLAFLDLSVNPLEKLPDAITNLTALQELYLNDTYLEYLPGNFGRLANLRILELRDNYLMILPKSLSRSTELQRLDIGQNDFQQFPEVIGRFVKLRELWIDSNSLTSITSVIKPLQNLIHLEASNNMIEELAPEIGFCTCLVDLTLSLNNLTHLPDSIGQLSNLTTLKLDNNRLYSIPESIGQLANLEELMLMCNYLDKIPSSVGLLRKLQYLNVDDNMLTSIPPEIGSCTKLSVLSVRANKLTKVPPEVGHLTSLRVLNFVRNSLSCLPQTLLNCDNLVALWLSENQSKPLVPMHSEVDPHTYEQVLTCFLFPQVPLTPVEMKLDNEKPDNVEAQSSARHISFVDMKAVPKVTEKPGQLRRAPTPYPKELRALAKHARNIHKDGTQDVSPPMQNAVHIKAAKITPTLQQRFASDNKIEVESTGKGNLATNKEVLKTSVYDNLPAENAYDKPLDLSYEHDKTYKSVDHALYPENNGAATGDFKADTGDYILPQRQYSSKQNDKIYSSRQDIDRASVPLPQNIYGGHMERTNYTIPNDMNYRIGIDDSHNRLQRLSLSSQEKQPNNETILSPHFSDNTYNNRTTMENVPPFDAIYSRKDHICHSVSENNYHENIYDTENCARAKDKIYGQRNYDVYNYHLHGNRDLPSPRLHTVSQVVSSTTMPNLSSYNNVYPGSVVESHEYAPPIHQTQSPNANIYGMTASSPTYVSTQSPELYSPTGHTNTTNPYRMANTPLISDDGSYSHVHSPTTQNMYDLYDAIPASSNPPSVVNHRHSPSISEPVYGRGQPPPYHIAAPYTKHAQYFNGTGG from the coding sequence ATgagtttttgtgtaaaaaattgtgtaatttGCTGTGTAAAGTTAGGAGTGAGTTCCTTCAATACAATGCCGTTCGATTTTTTGTGTTGCGTGAGGCCAGGTGTCGAGGATGTGGTGGAGTTGGACTACTCGCATCAGTCTCTGGTCGACTTCCCAACCGAAGTGTTTGTGTACGAAAGAACGCTCGAGACTCTGCTCTGTCAGAGCAATCGTGTGACAGAACTCCCGCGACAACTGTTCATGTGCcatggtttaaaatatttggatCTCAGTGATAATGAAGTGTCAACATTACCTGCAGCCGTATCTTCGTTAGTGAATCTTCAGCATCTGAATATAAGTAGAAACACTCTTACCTCTATACCGGAAACTATGAAAGCACTTAAATATTTAGCATTCTTGGATCTCAGTGTCAATCCCTTGGAAAAGCTTCCAGACGCTATAACAAATCTCACTGCTTTGCAAGAATTGTATCTAAATGACACCTATCTGGAGTATCTTCCAGGAAATTTTGGCAGACTTGCTAATTTGAGAATCCTTGAGCTAAGGGACAACTACCTGATGATTTTACCTAAATCACTCTCTCGTTCTACAGAATTACAGAGATTAGATATAGGACAGAATGATTTCCAACAGTTTCCTGAAGTAATTGGAAGATTTGTAAAGCTCCGAGAATTGTGGATTGACAGCAATAGTCTGACGAGTATCACATCAGTTATAAAACCATTACAAAATTTGATTCATCTAGAAGCAAGTAATAATATGATAGAAGAACTTGCACCTGAGATTGGGTTTTGCACTTGCTTAGTAGATCTGACACTATCACTAAATAACTTGACCCATCTACCAGATAGTATTGGTCAGCTAAGTAACCTGACTACAttaaaattagataataatagatTATATTCTATACCAGAGAGTATAGGACAACTGGCAAACCTGGAAGAACTAATGCTCATGTGTAACTATCTAGACAAAATACCTTCTTCTGTGGGACTGTTGAGGAAGTTGCAGTACCTCAATGTTGATGACAACATGCTTACATCAATACCTCCCGAGATAGGGAGTTGCACAAAGCTGTCTGTATTGTCGGTGAGAGCAAACAAGCTAACTAAAGTCCCTCCAGAAGTAGGCCATTTAACTTCTTTACGAGTATTAAACTTTGTAAGGAACTCATTAAGTTGTCTTCCTCAAACCTTGTTAAATTGTGATAATTTAGTAGCCCTCTGGCTATCTGAAAACCAAAGCAAACCTTTAGTGCCTATGCATTCTGAAGTTGATCCTCACACATATGAACAAGTCCTTACTTGTTTCCTCTTCCCCCAAGTGCCTTTAACCCCTGTTGAAATGAAATTGGACAATGAGAAACCAGACAATGTGGAAGCTCAATCTTCTGCCCGCCATATTAGTTTTGTTGATATGAAAGCTGTGCCTAAGGTAACAGAAAAGCCTGGTCAGCTGAGAAGAGCACCAACACCTTATCCTAAAGAATTAAGGGCTCTAGCAAAACATGCCAGGAATATTCACAAAGATGGCACACAAGATGTTTCACCTCCTATGCAAAATGCTGTCCATATTAAAGCTGCTAAAATAACACCAACTTTACAACAAAGATTTGCCTCTGATAACAAAATTGAAGTGGAGAGTACTGGAAAAGGCAATTTAGCAACAAATAAAGAAGTACTGAAAACATCTGTTTATGATAATCTTCCTGCTGAAAATGCATATGACAAGCCCTTAGATCTTTCATATGAGCATGATAAGACTTATAAGAGTGTTGACCATGCTCTGTATCCTGAAAATAATGGAGCTGCAACTGGTGATTTTAAAGCTGACACTGGTGATTATATTTTGCCACAGAGGCAATATAGTAGCAagcaaaatgataaaatatacagTTCTAGACAAGACATAGACAGAGCTAGTGTCCCGTTACCCCAAAATATTTATGGTGGCCATATGGAAAGAACAAACTATACAATACCTAATGACATGAATTATAGAATTGGTATAGATGATTCACATAATAGATTACAAAGATTAAGCCTAAGTTCACAAGAAAAGCAAccaaataatgaaacaattttatcaCCACATTTCAGtgataatacttataataatagaactACAATGGAAAATGTTCCTCCTTTTGATGCCATATACTCTAGAAAAGATCACATATGCCATTCTGTATCTGAAAACAACTATCATGAAAATATATATGACACCGAAAATTGTGCACGTGCCAAAGACAAAATTTATGGTCAACGGAATTATGATGTTTATAATTACCACTTACATGGGAACCGTGACTTGCCAAGTCCTAGATTACACACTGTTAGTCAAGTGGTTAGTTCTACAACAATGCCAAATTTAAGCTCATACAATAATGTTTATCCTGGATCAGTAGTGGAGAGCCATGAATATGCCCCACCCATTCATCAAACTCAATCTCCAAATGCCAATATTTATGGGATGACAGCTTCAAGCCCTACTTATGTGTCTACGCAGTCACCGGAGCTATATTCACCGACAGGGCATACAAACACCACCAATCCATACAGGATGGCTAATACACCACTAATTTCAGATGATGGAAGTTACAGTCATGTGCATTCACCAACTACTCAAAATATGTATGATCTATATGATGCCATACCAGCTTCATCTAATCCTCCTAGTGTGGTTAACCACCGCCACAGTCCTAGCATTTCAGAGCCAGTGTACGGTCGAGGTCAGCCTCCACCTTATCATATTGCAGCTCCGTACACAAAACATGCACAGTATTTCAATGGAACAGGTGGATAG
- the boca gene encoding LDLR chaperone boca codes for MRKAVLFIVLLCVAINSAKKASDEEKPAWAKKDIRDYSDADLERLFDQWEEDEEPLPEDELPEHLRKPPALDLTKLDMSKPESVLQATKKGQTLMMFVSVANKPSKARTEEITKIWQTSLWSNHIQVERYLVDDDRAIFMFKDGSQAWTAKEFLVEQEELKEVQLESQTYPGKKPDVKNKSVRDEL; via the exons ATGAGGAAAGCGGTATTGTTTATAGTTTTACTATGTGTTGCAATTAATTCTGCAAAAAAAGCTAGCGATGAAGAAAAGCCGGCTTGGGCGAAAAAAGACATTAGAGATTATAGTGATGCAGACTTAGAAAg ATTGTTTGATCAATGGGAGGAAGATGAGGAGCCATTACCTGAAGATGAGTTACCAGAGCACCTTCGGAAACCACCGGCACTAGACCTAACAAAATTGGATATGTCAAAACCAGAGAGTGTATTACAAGCAACTAAAAAAGGTCAAACACTAATGATGTTTGTGTCCGTGGCTAACAAACCTTCCAAAGCCAGGACTGAGGAGATTACCAAGATATGGCAGACCAGTTTGTGGAGCAACCATATACAAGTAGAGAG ATACCTTGTAGATGATGACAGAGCAATCTTCATGTTCAAAGATGGATCTCAAGCATGGACTGCTAAGGAGTTCTTAGTAGAACAAGAAGAATTGAAGGAAGTCCAACTTGAAAGTCAAACTTATCCAGGAAAGAAACCAGATGTTAAGAACAAATCTGTTAGAGATGAATTATAA
- the LOC142977616 gene encoding spindle assembly abnormal protein 6 homolog isoform X3, translated as MACKTFHKGKYYISIKRGFEDCKKDVTITIDKVFETDTLKISLSDDEDPAFLCVLIITRTDYEDLKKQQGLLVDFDNFPSQLVRLLQQCASNNMFLIMQQKNPMQYYFEVVEHNEFKRLVHLSLKTGPATDAEIKQHMSETIIHLKKTLSSIKSSANSTEAILNDKCMNLERKIHDYTHNIARMEEEKNKLEKEYKESLRQERDKMMQEKQMWQQNAELNMKSQLASYQDNLNKKDKQIDEINSLCKQLRDNISHLENQLSEKSQCLNMLEKEVQKTHIEVATLKAKTASLERDCMEKDKLYNQANSKCVYLEKTVKDNGDLIRELNSTIHLLKKEKLLCRTAIALEQEKVIERNTKEMEELKLQICDTNLSMEKLQKEFDDLRGKYEINEKALKERDETIKNNNMVIQWLHKKMDHLEPPDTYKPKEKLGIPAATSSTPYFLSRNNNHSDSLHGISEESIDFYATSKSRSNLEESPGPETQEKNTKVGLDPKYLQPAEIENKVTSGKGTTNKHYNQPSQKGKENINLPKVDYREKKSARSSTYRTTPVSAYFP; from the exons ATGGCGTGTAAAACTTTTCATAAAGGAAAGTATTACATATCCATCAAAAGAGGGTTCGAAGATTGCAAAAAAGATGTGACTATAACAATTGACAAAGTTTTTGAAACTGATACATTG aaaatatcTTTGTCAGATGACGAAGATCCAGCGTTCTTGTGTGTGCTGATCATAACTCGTACAGACTATGAGGACTTGAAAAAACAACAAGGTCTCCTTGTAGACTTCGACAACTTTCCGTCGCAACTAGTACGATTACTACAACAATGCGCTTCCAACAATAT GTTTCTAATAATGCAACAGAAAAACCCAATGCAATATTACTTTGAAGTGGTGGAGCACAATGAGTTCAAGCGTCTAGTACACTTATCACTGAAGACCGGGCCTGCTACGGATGCTGAGATCAAACAGCATATGTCTGAAACCATCatacatttaaaa AAAACATTATCCTCAATTAAAAGTTCAGCGAACAGTACTGAAGCCATATTGAACGATAAGTGTATGAATTTGGAAAGAAAAATACATGACTACACTCACAACATAGCTAGGAtggaagaagaaaaaaataaattagaaaaagaataTAAGGAGTCTTTGAGACAAGAGAGGGATAAGATGATGCAG GAAAAACAGATGTGGCAGCAAAATGCAGAACTAAACATGAAATCACAGCTTGCTTCATATCAAGACAACTTGAACAAGAAAGACAAACAAATAGATGAAATTAATTCACTTTGTAAACAATTACGTGACAATATATCGCATTTAGAAAATCAATTAAg tGAAAAATCTCAGTGCCTGAATATGTTAGAAAAAGAAGTCCAAAAAACACATATTGAAGTTGCAACACTAAAAGCCAAGACTGCTTCGTTAGAAAGGGATTGTATGGAAAAAGATAAACTTTACAACCAAGCTAATTCTAAATGTGTTTACTTAGAAAAG ACAGTGAAGGACAATGGAGATTTGATAAGAGAATTAAATAgcacaatacatttattaaaaaaagaaaag ttattatgcAGAACTGCCATTGCTCTAGAACAGGAAAAAGTAATCGAACGTAACACCAAAGAGATGGAAGAACTAAAACTGCAAATATGTGACACAAATCTAAGTATGGAGAAACTACAAAAGGAGTTTGACGATTTGAGAggaaaatatgaaatcaatgaAAAAGCTTTAAAAGAAAGAGatgaaactattaaaaataataatatgg TAATACAATGGCTACATAAGAAAATGGATCATCTTGAACCTCCAGACACATACAAGCCTAAGGAAAAGCTTGGTATTCCAGCAGCAACCAGTTCCACGCCATACTTTCTGTCTAGAAATAACAATCATTCTGATTCATTACACGGCATATCAGAAGAGTCCATTGATTTTTATGCCACCTCAAAAtc CAGGTCGAATTTAGAAGAATCACCAGGACCTGAAACACAagagaaaaatacaaaagttggGCTGGATCCTAAGTATTTACAACCTGCTGAGATTGAAAACAAAGTTACTAGTGGCAAAG GCACAACCAACAAGCATTATAATCAGCCAAGTCAAAAAGGAAAGGAAAACATAAATTTACCTAAAGTGGACTACAGAGAGAAAAAATCAGCGCGAAGTTCAACGTATCGAACTACACCTGTTTCCGCTTACTTTCCATAA
- the RPA2 gene encoding replication protein A2, with product MWNDQSAVGGGFYNSPSQFGNVNTPNQGQKTGRRASRTAPIVIKQALECGDDGVKIWGTEIQIVSVVARVRNICMQSTKITYTIQDITGRMRAVLWLDQENDDEEKSAPKVQVNDYVQIYGNVKTNKGKKVLMAFKIMPITDVNAITFHYLHCIKNKIKMEADSKKEKVDNNPTFTSGLPANSMVGVADNTASVNGLNQRQMMVFNLIRASTQEQGISKEDMYTSLKDRMPQKEFENILEWMCGEGHIYSTIDEEHFRATDAF from the exons ATGTGGAATG ATCAATCTGCTGTTGGTGGGGGATTTTATAACTCACCTAGTCAATTTGGGAACGTAAATACACCTAATCAGGGTCAAAAAACT GGTCGCAGAGCATCCCGGACAGCTCCAATAGTAATCAAACAAGCTCTTGAATGTGGAGATGATGGTGTGAAAATATGGGGGACAGAGATTCAAATTGTTAGCGTGGTGGCGCGTGTAAGGAACATATGTATGCAAAGCACCAAAATTACATACACGATCCAAGATATAACAGGCAGGATGCGAGCTGTTCTCTGGCTGGACCAGGAGAATGATGATGAA GAAAAATCTGCTCCAAAAGTTCAAGTAAATGATTATGTACAAATCTATGGTAATGTAAAGACCAATAAAGGGAAAAAAGTACTTATGGCATTTAAAATAATGCCCATAACTGATGTTAATGCAATTACATTCCACTATCTTcactgtattaaaaataaaatcaaaatggaagctgactccaaaaAG GAAAAAGTGGACAACAATCCGACTTTCACAAGTGGTCTGCCTGCTAATTCAATGGTAGGAGTGGCTGATAACACAGCATCAGTGAATGGTCTGAATCAACGACAAATGATGGTGTTCAACTTGATAAGAGCATCTACTCAAGAACAGGGCATAAGCAAAGAAGACATGTACACTTCACTCAAAGACCGCATGCCACAAAAAGAGTTTGA aAATATCCTTGAATGGATGTGTGGTGAAGGTCATATCTATTCAACTATTGATGAGGAACACTTCAGAGCCACTGATGCCTTCTAA
- the LOC142977616 gene encoding uncharacterized protein LOC142977616 isoform X2 encodes MACKTFHKGKYYISIKRGFEDCKKDVTITIDKVFETDTLKISLSDDEDPAFLCVLIITRTDYEDLKKQQGLLVDFDNFPSQLVRLLQQCASNNMFLIMQQKNPMQYYFEVVEHNEFKRLVHLSLKTGPATDAEIKQHMSETIIHLKKTLSSIKSSANSTEAILNDKCMNLERKIHDYTHNIARMEEEKNKLEKEYKESLRQERDKMMQEKQMWQQNAELNMKSQLASYQDNLNKKDKQIDEINSLCKQLRDNISHLENQLSEKSQCLNMLEKEVQKTHIEVATLKAKTASLERDCMEKDKLYNQANSKCVYLEKTVKDNGDLIRELNSTIHLLKKEKQSLEERLALSESLVNKNNDAVHSTSEQLLKANQIISKQNADLIEMKEKLLCRTAIALEQEKVIERNTKEMEELKLQICDTNLSMEKLQKEFDDLRGKYEINEKALKERDETIKNNNMVIQWLHKKMDHLEPPDTYKPKEKLGIPAATSSTPYFLSRNNNHSDSLHGISEESIDFYATSKSSNLEESPGPETQEKNTKVGLDPKYLQPAEIENKVTSGKGTTNKHYNQPSQKGKENINLPKVDYREKKSARSSTYRTTPVSAYFP; translated from the exons ATGGCGTGTAAAACTTTTCATAAAGGAAAGTATTACATATCCATCAAAAGAGGGTTCGAAGATTGCAAAAAAGATGTGACTATAACAATTGACAAAGTTTTTGAAACTGATACATTG aaaatatcTTTGTCAGATGACGAAGATCCAGCGTTCTTGTGTGTGCTGATCATAACTCGTACAGACTATGAGGACTTGAAAAAACAACAAGGTCTCCTTGTAGACTTCGACAACTTTCCGTCGCAACTAGTACGATTACTACAACAATGCGCTTCCAACAATAT GTTTCTAATAATGCAACAGAAAAACCCAATGCAATATTACTTTGAAGTGGTGGAGCACAATGAGTTCAAGCGTCTAGTACACTTATCACTGAAGACCGGGCCTGCTACGGATGCTGAGATCAAACAGCATATGTCTGAAACCATCatacatttaaaa AAAACATTATCCTCAATTAAAAGTTCAGCGAACAGTACTGAAGCCATATTGAACGATAAGTGTATGAATTTGGAAAGAAAAATACATGACTACACTCACAACATAGCTAGGAtggaagaagaaaaaaataaattagaaaaagaataTAAGGAGTCTTTGAGACAAGAGAGGGATAAGATGATGCAG GAAAAACAGATGTGGCAGCAAAATGCAGAACTAAACATGAAATCACAGCTTGCTTCATATCAAGACAACTTGAACAAGAAAGACAAACAAATAGATGAAATTAATTCACTTTGTAAACAATTACGTGACAATATATCGCATTTAGAAAATCAATTAAg tGAAAAATCTCAGTGCCTGAATATGTTAGAAAAAGAAGTCCAAAAAACACATATTGAAGTTGCAACACTAAAAGCCAAGACTGCTTCGTTAGAAAGGGATTGTATGGAAAAAGATAAACTTTACAACCAAGCTAATTCTAAATGTGTTTACTTAGAAAAG ACAGTGAAGGACAATGGAGATTTGATAAGAGAATTAAATAgcacaatacatttattaaaaaaagaaaag CAAAGTTTAGAAGAAAGATTAGCATTAAGTGAATCTCTAGTTAACAAGAACAATGATGCTGTTCACTCAACATCAGAACAGCTGTTAAAAGCTAATCAGATAATATCAAAGCAAAATGCCGACCTCATTGAAATGAAAGAAAAG ttattatgcAGAACTGCCATTGCTCTAGAACAGGAAAAAGTAATCGAACGTAACACCAAAGAGATGGAAGAACTAAAACTGCAAATATGTGACACAAATCTAAGTATGGAGAAACTACAAAAGGAGTTTGACGATTTGAGAggaaaatatgaaatcaatgaAAAAGCTTTAAAAGAAAGAGatgaaactattaaaaataataatatgg TAATACAATGGCTACATAAGAAAATGGATCATCTTGAACCTCCAGACACATACAAGCCTAAGGAAAAGCTTGGTATTCCAGCAGCAACCAGTTCCACGCCATACTTTCTGTCTAGAAATAACAATCATTCTGATTCATTACACGGCATATCAGAAGAGTCCATTGATTTTTATGCCACCTCAAAAtc GTCGAATTTAGAAGAATCACCAGGACCTGAAACACAagagaaaaatacaaaagttggGCTGGATCCTAAGTATTTACAACCTGCTGAGATTGAAAACAAAGTTACTAGTGGCAAAG GCACAACCAACAAGCATTATAATCAGCCAAGTCAAAAAGGAAAGGAAAACATAAATTTACCTAAAGTGGACTACAGAGAGAAAAAATCAGCGCGAAGTTCAACGTATCGAACTACACCTGTTTCCGCTTACTTTCCATAA